From Coffea arabica cultivar ET-39 chromosome 9c, Coffea Arabica ET-39 HiFi, whole genome shotgun sequence, one genomic window encodes:
- the LOC113708533 gene encoding pentatricopeptide repeat-containing protein At4g16390, chloroplastic, translating into MVAASYSPSHVSRDPHLFCNSLFPTHLHQLRIIPHNALAFHPLKPHPKPSLSIPASQQQSPSISHRPDAKTISSSSKIYIWVNPNSSRASKLRRNSYDFRYASLVQASQQLDSCDPVEADVISILANLGGKVVEQDAAVVLNNMSNSETAPLVLRYFLERLKLKKEVILYNVTFKVFRKCRDLDRAEKLFTDMIERGVKPDNVTFSTIISCARLSSLPEKAVQWFEKMPSFGCEPDVVTYSVMIDAYGKAGNVNMALTLYDRARTEKWRIDAATFSTLIRIYGTAGNFDGCLNVYEEMKALGVRPNLVVYNSLLDAMGRAKRPWQAKNIYRDMINNGFEPSYGTYAALLRAYAKARYGEDALDVYREMKHKGLELSVVLYNTLLSMSADVGFIDEAVEIFEAMKGSESCKPDSWTYSSMITIYSCSGRVFEAESTLNEMLEAGFEPNIYVLTSLIQCYGKANRIDDVVRTFDRLLGLGITPDERFCGCLLNVMTQAPAQELGKLTRCIQKADAKLGHVVKLLVGEENIEGDILRKEAGELFHEVGSDVRKAYCNCLIDLCIKIDLLEKACELLDLGLKLEIYTDIQSRTPTQWSLHLKSLSLGAALTALHIWINDLSKALESGEELPSLLGINTGHGKHKYSEKGLAGVFDLHLKELNAPFHEAPDKAGWFLTTKVAATSWLESRSTPEVVAA; encoded by the coding sequence ATGGTGGCCGCCTCCTATTCGCCGTCTCATGTCTCTCGCGACCCTCACCTCTTCTGTAACTCTCTTTTTCCCactcacctccaccaactcagaATCATCCCCCATAACGCCCTCGCTTTTCATCCTCTCAAGCCCCATCCAAAACCTTCCCTCTCTATACCGGCTTCCCAACAACAATCCCCCTCAATTTCCCACCGCCCAGATGCTAAAACCATCTCTTCTTCCTCAAAAATCTATATCTGGGTCAACCCCAACAGCTCCAGGGCATCAAAGCTCAGGCGCAATTCCTACGATTTCAGGTATGCTTCTTTAGTCCAAGCTTCCCAACAATTGGACTCGTGTGACCCTGTAGAAGCTGACGTTATTAGTATTTTGGCTAATTTGGGTGGCAAAGTTGTAGAACAAGATGCTGCAGTTGTGCTCAATAACATGTCCAACTCTGAAACTGCGCCTTTGGTGCTCAGATACTTTCTGGAAAGGCTTAAGTTGAAGAAAGAAGTGATTTTGTATAATGTTACCTTCAAGGTGTTTAGAAAATGTAGAGACTTGGACAGAGCCGAGAAATTGTTTACGGATATGATTGAGAGAGGAGTTAAGCCCGATAATGTCACCTTTTCCACCATAATTAGCTGCGCCAGGCTGTCTTCTTTACCTGAGAAAGCCGTCCAGTGGTTCGAAAAAATGCCGTCTTTTGGGTGTGAACCGGATGTGGTTACCTATTCTGTGATGATTGATGCGTACGGGAAGGCTGGGAATGTAAATATGGCTTTAACTTTGTATGACCGTGCTAGGACGGAAAAATGGCGAATTGATGCTGCGACCTTTTCGACTTTGATTAGGATTTATGGGACGGCCGGGAATTTTGATGGTTGCTTGAATGTTTACGAGGAAATGAAGGCTCTGGGAGTTAGGCCTAATTTGGTTGTCTATAATTCCTTGCTGGATGCGATGGGGAGGGCCAAGAGGCCCTGGCAGGCAAAGAACATATACAGAGACATGATCAACAATGGGTTTGAGCCCAGCTATGGGACGTATGCTGCCTTGCTTCGGGCCTATGCTAAGGCTCGGTACGGTGAAGATGCGCTTGATGTGTATAGAGAGATGAAGCACAAGGGCTTGGAGTTGAGTGTCGTTCTCTACAACACTCTGTTGTCGATGTCTGCTGATGTGGGATTTATTGATGAAgctgttgaaatttttgaagcTATGAAAGGTTCTGAGAGTTGCAAGCCTGATAGCTGGACGTATTCTTCCATGATCACAATATATTCCTGCAGCGGCAGAGTCTTTGAGGCGGAATCCACATTAAATGAGATGTTGGAAGCGGGCTTTGAGCCTAATATCTATGTCTTGACTTCACTGATCCAGTGTTATGGGAAGGCCAACCGCATAGATGATGTAGTTAGGACTTTTGATCGACTGCTGGGTTTAGGAATAACGCCTGATGAGAGATTCTGTGGTTGTCTTCTTAACGTAATGACTCAAGCACCAGCTCAAGAACTTGGTAAGTTGACCAGATGCATTCAGAAGGCTGACGCCAAACTTGGTCATGTGGTGAAGCTCCTTGTGGGCGAGGAGAACATTGAAGGTGACATCTTGCGGAAGGAAGCTGGCGAACTCTTTCATGAAGTTGGTTCTGATGTTAGAAAAGCATATTGCAACTGTTTAATTGATCTTTGTATCAAGATTGATCTCTTGGAGAAAGCTTGTGAGCTGCTAGACCTCGGCCTTAAACTCGAGATTTATACTGATATACAGTCTAGAACTCCAACCCAATGGTCTTTACATTTAAAGAGTCTCTCACTTGGGGCAGCTCTGACGGCATTGCATATATGGATAAATGACTTGTCCAAGGCCCTTGAAAGTGGGGAGGAGCTGCCTTCACTGCTTGGGATCAACACTGGTCATGGAAAACATAAGTATTCAGAGAAAGGTCTAGCAGGTGTTTTTGATTTACATCTGAAGGAACTGAATGCTCCATTCCACGAGGCACCTGACAAGGCTGGGTGGTTTTTGACGACAAAGGTTGCAGCCACATCGTGGTTGGAGTCTAGAAGCACTCCTGAGGTAGTTGCTGCTTAG
- the LOC113708720 gene encoding uncharacterized protein, which yields MTEKVTTMKLTVDLHCPSCYKKVKKILCKFPQIRDQVYDEKQNLVTVTVVCCSPEKIRDKLCCKGGKVITSIEIVEPGESQKPKPDDQKPPQSGKAKEKTIEPKPDDQKPPQSGKAKEKTIEPKPDDQKPPQSGKAKEKTIEPKPDDQKPPAAGKPEPCSHPPIPVVICCVLCSEGYRGGRCCCRNWRPVPPHACGCGCGSRYSHCDYFSEQNTADCTIM from the exons ATGACTGAGAAG GTGACTACAATGAAACTCACGGTTGATCTTCATTGCCCCAGCTGCTACAAGAAGGTCAAGAAAATCCTCTGCAAATTTCCTC AAATCCGAGACCAGGTATATGATGAGAAGCAAAATCTGGTGACCGTCACCGTGGTGTGCTGTAGCCCGGAGAAAATCCGCGACAAATTATGTTGCAAGGGTGGCAAAGTTATTACTAGCATTGAGATCGTGGAGCCCGGGGAGTCCCAAAAGCCTAAACCCGACGACCAGAAGCCCCCACAGTCGGGAAAGGCCAAGGAGAAGACCATAGAGCCTAAACCCGACGACCAGAAGCCCCCACAGTCGGGAAAGGCCAAGGAGAAGACCATAGAGCCTAAACCCGACGACCAGAAGCCCCCACAGTCGGGAAAGGCCAAGGAGAAGACCATAGAGCCTAAACCCGACGACCAGAAGCCCCCAGCGGCGGGAAAGCCCGAGCCGTGCTCTCACCCGCCAATTCCAGTGGTGATCTGCTGTGTCCTATGTTCGGAAGGGTACCGAGGGGGACGATGCTGCTGCAGGAACTGGCGGCCTGTGCCCCCGCACGCGTGCGGGTGCGGGTGCGGATCCCGGTATAGTCATTGTGATTATTTCAGTGAGCAGAACACTGCGGACTGTACGATTATGtga
- the LOC113708994 gene encoding protein FAR1-RELATED SEQUENCE 5-like, with product MENDLPTHEVQSCRKLDFEDVDLQEINDNALPLCITDGNQGNQIFLPLAIPDDLVPKLDMEFDTEVAAKNFYQKYAKASGFGTRLSKGHKDKNSDLMLDRIFCCSREGKKPKDKRNMIVKCPRPETRCDCNARMKISCRQGEKYRVVQFVAEHNHELSTPSKTHLFRSHRHVTMAHEAEIDMARSCGITPKQSIELMSKQVGGRENLGFIRDDLKNYLRSKRSIPMMQCDTGGILEYLQGMQLEDPNFFYAIQVDEDDLITNIFWADAKMRTDFAHFGDVVCFDTTYRKHKDGRPIALFVGVNHHKQTTVFGAALLYDETILTFEWLFDTFAKAMMGKIPRTILTDQDGRMATALASQWPTTYHRLCIWHIYQNAATHLADVFKDFQNFAADFSQCIYDYENEDDFFEGWSEMLKTYGLEDNKWLKKMFDIKEKWALVYGRETFCADMTTTQRSESMNSVIKKYVSYKHGLLEFFEHFQRLLDDRRYNESVADFKGNQSTPAMTFPCRILQHAASVYTHEVYEKFKEELCKGIDCKWEVDGELGNQMSYRVTPHGKTSHHLVTYDSSTNSICCSCKKFEFAGFLCSHALKILMTLNIVTIPDAYILKRWTKAAKTGNVHVSSESSPEMELKAKLSFRYKELSYLYMQLMTKASECDEAYEIAKDGFWKMSEQMDACCQGKKKMKEVRIEEHCSVYQDVDTNPSEIAYNKIKGIKVKEKVTYKSSKRPRSALEMATKKRKYKVKEKFSSKRLQEFGHNVVNSSMDSATIQGFARELPPQQLSNQVITPQVVAAPLAQAFDRTGGVLRPGDTEFSDNLTHETFGVEAAN from the exons ATGGAGAATGATTTGCCAACTCATGAAGTCCAATCATGTCGTAAATTGGACTTTGAAGATGTTGACTTGCAGGAGATAAATGATAATGCCTTACCTCTTTGTATTACTGATGGCAATCAAGGAAAtcaaatttttcttcctttggcTATACCGGATGACTTGGTCCCGAAACTTGACATGGAATTCGATACTGAAGTAGCAGCCAaaaatttttaccaaaaatatgcTAAAGCATCTGGTTTTGGAACTCGATTGAGTAAGGGACATAAAGACAAAAATAGTGATTTGATGTTGGACAGGATTTTTTGCTGCTCCCGTGAAGGAAAAAAGCCAAAAGACAAACGCAATATGATTGTTAAGTGTCCTCGTCCAGAAACAAGATGTGATTGCAATGCAAGGATGAAAATTAGCTGTAGACAAGGTGAAAAATACCGTGTTGTGCAATTTGTTGCTGAACATAATCATGAGCTATCAACTCCAAGCAAAACTCATTTATTCAGATCTCATAGACATGTGACAATGGCACACGAAGCTGAAATAGATATGGCCCGAAGTTGTGGAATTACACCAAAACAATCGATTGAACTGATGTCGAAACAAGTTGGTGGACGAGAAAATCTTGGGTTCATTCgagatgatttaaaaaattacttaCGATCCAAAAGATCCATACCAATGATGCAATGTGACACAGGAGGAATCTTAGAGTACTTACAAGGCATGCAATTAGaagatccaaattttttttacgCCATTCAAGTAGATGAAGATGACTTGATAACTAACATATTTTGGGCTGATGCAAAGATGAGAACGGATTTTGCTCATTTTGGTGATGTGGTTTGTTTTGATACAACTTATAGAAAGCACAAAGATGGGAGGCCAATTGCATTATTCGTTGGTGTAAATCATCATAAACAAACTACTGTTTTTGGGGCTGCTTTATTATATGACGAGACAATTCTGACATTTGAATGGCTGTTTGACACATTTGCTAAGGCTATGATGGGAAAAATACCAAGAACTATTCTTACAGACCAGGACGGAAGAATGGCAACAGCTTTGGCTTCTCAATGGCCAACAACGTACCACCGCTTATGTATATGGCATATCTATCAAAATGCAGCAACGCATCTAGCTGATGTCTttaaagattttcaaaattttgcggCAGATTTTAGTCAATGCATATATGACTATGAAAATGAGGATGATTTTTTTGAGGGATGGAGTGAAATGCTAAAAACGTATGGTCTGGAAGACAACAAGTGGTTGAAGAAAATGTTTGATATAAAAGAGAAATGGGCTTTAGTGTATGGGAGAGAAACCTTCTGTGCTGATATGACCACAACCCAACGAAGTGAGTCCATGAACAGTGTGATAAAGAAGTATGTAAGTTATAAACATGGCTTACTTGAATTTTTTGAACACTTCCAAAGGCTGTTAGATGATCGTCGCTATAATGAATCCGTAGCAGATTTTAAAGGCAATCAAAGTACACCGGCAATGACATTTCCTTGTAGGATTTTACAGCATGCAGCAAGTGTATATACACATGAAGTGTATGAAAAATTTAAGGAGGAGCTATGCAAAGGGATTGATTGTAAATGGGAAGTTGATGGTGAATTAGGAAATCAAATGAGTTACAGAGTTACACCACATGGTAAGACTTCCCACCATCTTGTAACTTATGATTCATCCACGAATTCAATTTGTTGTAGTTGTAAGAAATTTGAATTTGCTGGATTTTTGTGTTCACATGCACTAAAAATATTGATGACTCTGAATATTGTAACAATTCCGGATGCATATATATTGAAGAGATGGACAAAAGCAGCTAAAACAGGAAATGTGCATGTTTCCAGTGAAAGTAgcccggaaatggagttaaagGCAAAATTAAGTTTTCGTTACAAAGAGTTATCCTATCTATATATGCAGCTGATGACAAAAGCTTCTGAATGTGATGAAGCTTATGAAATTGCTAAAGATGGATTTTGGAAAATGTCAGAACAAATGGATGCATGTTgtcaaggaaaaaagaaaatgaaagaagtgCGTATTGAAGAACATTGTAGTGTGTATCAAGATGTTGACACTAATCCATCTGAAATTgcctataataaaataaaaggcaTCAAAGTGAAAGAAAAAGTCACCTACAAGTCGAGCAAGAGACCAAGAAGTGCACTAGAAATGGCTACTAAGAAACGCAAGTACAAGGTGAAGGAGAAGTTTTCATCGAAAAGATTACAg GAATTTGGACATAATGTTGTTAATTCAAGTATGGATTCTGCTACAATTCAAGGTTTTGCTCGAGAATTACCGCCACAGCAG CTGTCTAATCAGGTTATTACCCCACAAGTAGTTGCAGCCCCATTAGCTCAG GCATTTGATCGAACAGGTGGTGTGCTTCGTCCAGGTGATACCGAATTTTCAGACAATTTAACGCATGAAACATTCGGAGTGGAAGCTGCAAATTAG
- the LOC113708968 gene encoding heavy metal-associated isoprenylated plant protein 7-like, giving the protein MGEEKKEEANKEEQQKQVPGSKEDTSKKEEEGDKKEEKKEEEVQEIVLKVDMHCEACARKVTRALKGFQGVESVTADCKGSKVVVKGKSADPVKVCERIHRKSGRKVELISPLPKPLEEAPKAPVEEKKTEEPPAVITVVLNVQMHCEACAQVLQKRIRKVQGVESVTTDVANNQVVVKGVVDPEKLLTDVYKRTRKQASIVKDEAKKEDEKKDDVKTEVKENEKKESEEGKEGDDVKTDAKKSEYWPQRYYYMEYAYPSLMFSDENPHACTVM; this is encoded by the exons ATGGGCGAA GAGAAGAAAGAGGAAGCGAACAAGGAGGAGCAACAGAAACAAGTACCGGGAAGCAAAGAAGATACTagcaaaaaggaagaagaaggggacaagaaagaagaaaagaaggaagaagaggTTCAGGAGATTGTTCTCAAGGTTGACATGCATTGCGAGGCTTGTGCAAGAAAAGTTACTCGAGCTTTGAAAGGATTCCAAG GAGTGGAGAGCGTAACGGCGGATTGCAAGGGGAGTAAGGTGGTGGTGAAAGGCAAGAGCGCGGACCCGGTGAAGGTGTGCGAGAGGATCCATCGGAAAAGCGGCCGAAAAGTGGAGCTTATTTCACCTTTGCCTAAGCCGCTGGAGGAAGCACCCAAAGCCCCCGTGGAAGAGAAAAAGACGGAAGag CCGCCTGCTGTTATAACAGTTGTGTTGAACGTTCAAATGCATTGCGAAGCATGTGCTCAGGTTTTGCAGAAACGAATCCGGAAAGTCCAAG GTGTAGAATCTGTCACAACAGACGTTGCAAATAATCAGGTCGTGGTAAAAGGTGTTGTTGATCCGGAGAAGCTGCTGACTGATGTGTACAAGCGAACCCGCAAGCAAGCTTCGATAGTGAAGGATGAggcaaagaaggaagatgagAAGAAAGATGACGTGAAGACGGAAGTGaaagaaaatgagaagaaagaaagCGAGGAAGGGAAGGAAGGAGATGATGTGAAGACAGACGCCAAGAAAAGTGAATACTGGCCTCAAAGGTACTACTACATGGAGTACGCTTATCCTTCTCTAATGTTCAGTGATGAGAATCCACATGCTTGCACTGTTATGTAA